The following are encoded together in the Nitrospirota bacterium genome:
- a CDS encoding FAD:protein FMN transferase: MRLVYCLLFAIYCSLLLSGCSVEKEKTYRQTEIAMDTDVTVTVVSPSERKAKDAVEAAFAEIKRLDKLLNYFSQDSELSAINRASGVNPVKVSPETLEVIKKAVDVARLTGGAFEPTIGPVMKLWNFELKTIPDRKEIKNALALVDYRKVKINESTSEIFLEKRGMELDLGGIAKGYAADRALEAIKAKGIKAALIAIAGDIKGFGLNHDGIPWKVGLQNPRPAKNSVGSQMPGDREMLTPPSAGDIMASFYLKDRAVSTSGDYQRFFIKDKERYHHILNPETGQPAKGLISVTVIASDGYMADAISTGVLVLGPERGMKLLESLGLGGIMVDSNNKISMTGDIKGEVKIEKTP; the protein is encoded by the coding sequence AGGCTGGTTTACTGTTTACTGTTTGCTATTTACTGCTCGCTGCTTTTATCAGGTTGCAGTGTAGAGAAAGAAAAAACATACAGACAGACAGAGATAGCAATGGACACTGATGTGACTGTGACAGTGGTAAGTCCATCAGAAAGAAAAGCAAAGGATGCAGTTGAGGCTGCTTTTGCTGAGATAAAGCGCCTTGATAAACTCCTGAACTACTTTTCCCAGGACAGCGAGCTATCAGCCATTAACAGGGCCTCAGGGGTCAACCCTGTAAAGGTAAGCCCTGAGACCCTTGAGGTCATTAAAAAAGCAGTCGATGTCGCCAGGCTAACAGGAGGAGCATTTGAGCCGACCATAGGGCCTGTGATGAAATTATGGAATTTCGAATTAAAGACCATCCCGGACAGAAAGGAAATAAAAAATGCCCTTGCCCTCGTTGACTACAGGAAGGTGAAGATAAACGAATCAACATCAGAGATATTCTTAGAAAAAAGGGGCATGGAACTTGACCTCGGAGGGATTGCAAAAGGCTATGCGGCTGACAGGGCATTAGAGGCTATAAAGGCAAAGGGAATCAAGGCAGCCCTTATAGCCATTGCAGGCGATATAAAGGGTTTTGGATTAAACCATGACGGCATTCCGTGGAAGGTCGGGCTCCAGAACCCGAGACCTGCAAAAAATTCAGTCGGCAGTCAAATGCCTGGGGACCGGGAGATGTTGACCCCGCCATCGGCGGGGGACATTATGGCAAGCTTTTATCTAAAAGATAGGGCAGTGTCAACATCCGGAGATTATCAAAGATTTTTTATAAAGGATAAAGAGCGCTACCATCACATACTCAATCCAGAAACCGGGCAGCCTGCAAAGGGTCTCATAAGTGTCACTGTAATTGCTTCTGATGGCTACATGGCTGATGCCATTTCGACTGGTGTTCTTGTCCTCGGCCCTGAAAGAGGAATGAAACTACTTGAATCCCTGGGCCTTGGCGGCATAATGGTTGATAGCAACAATAAAATCTCCATGACAGGGGACATCAAAGGAGAAGTAAAGATTGAAAAGACTCCTTAG